Within Bombus fervidus isolate BK054 chromosome 3, iyBomFerv1, whole genome shotgun sequence, the genomic segment tttatatttattaagtaGACATATATCAtcgtataaatgaaatttaaaaaaaggttTACCTGTACGAGTATACTCGAGGATTCTCGACTCACAGAAAGATTTTGCAAAgctaatttttctaaactaGTAAGTAGCTCAATCTGATCAGCTTTTTGCGATATAGATGCTTCGATTATTGCTAAAATACACTATATCTCGAAGTGAAAAGAAGTAGCTCTAGGATTTGTCCATTGttcgaaaaaatgaaaattgaaaattacctGAAGTTTTTCTGTATGAATTGTCATAGAATCAATACTGTTTGTGGATTGAATTTTGCTGAGAAGTTTTTCTAAGCTATGACCAGAAATCCTTGTTGGTGTTCTTAATTTTGGACTACCTTTTGCTAAAGttatatcatttaaaaattggttaactgtatttaacaacctttttcctttttgtgaAATAAGAAGATCCATCATCTCATCTTCCATACTTGCTAAACAACCTGGTATTTCATATGATTTTAACACTTCCTTGAAACCCATAAAAAAAGTAATCTATCATTCGCCATCTACATAAATTGACAAAAACAGTTATATGAGCAACTATATACTTATTTGTACCGTTACAGTCCCAAACAGAAGTGACATATTAATGGCTACATCGTTATCATGATGCGGTAAATGAGGAAACGtacgtaatatttttgcaaGGAAAGATTCCATATTGTTACTAGTAGGTGTACAAAGATCTAATGTTCTGTCAATCAAAATAAGAGAGACTCCTATTTCTGAAGTTTCAGATAAATGCTATAGAAATAACAAtaggtaaaatttatttttcgttaacttatcttaatttattttttcggtGCCTTACTTTCTACTACTTACACTTTTATGATTAATACTAGACATATAATCTTCTAAATTCTTTGCAAGATGATCACTTAAATTTCCAAGTGAATAAATATCTAATTTAGCTCCTATACTATCAAATagattataaaatgaatatgCTAAGATATTCAATTTAACAAATGTATCTTTTGGAATATTTGTGTCCAGAGATGGCATTAAATCTCCAAAAGGAGGTGTTACAAATAAATCCTTATTTAAAAGGGCAATAAAAATCGGTACATAGATAATGTTAACAACAGGTTCCTACAAATTAAGCTTGTCTTagttataattgaaataaatttggaataagtttaaagacaaaataaataattgattaacCAACTTGAGAAATATTTCCTGAAGTCATCCAAACCTTAATGTCcttctttaatttattgtaGTCTAATTTTTCTTCAGCAGATAATGTTCCCAAATGGTTGATAGTACCACAAGGTACACTGCAGTACACAATACAGTTCTGGAAAGTATTCTTTGCCAGAATCATTTTAATTGTTCGTTGATAAAATGCTGGATCACCAGATGTTGATATAATAACAGCTTTTTTAGTATCTTTTACTTCGACATACTAAAAATGACAAGAAATGGATTTAATGTCTTTCATctttttaaaactttattttctacTTCTTTTAAATCTTTCACAATcctgtaaatatatatacctaCTCGAAAATGATACATGCCGAACTCATAAACTGCAACTGCTCCAGCATCTTTTAATGCTAGATAGCCTTTACCAGCTGTGTACCAATGCAAACATTCAATTGCACAGTGATCTACATAAACTACTGCATCACATacttctgcaaaaatatttttccaatattcAGAGATAACttgtttaatttctaaaataatgtctgtcatttttcttctcaaaATTTCAGTAGCGATCACTTCCTTGATTTCTCATTATCTATAACCTGTTTAATGATATACAAATCAACGTTTCTCCAAATCTTAATATTGATactgtattatatatacaaataacagAACGTGTATATGGTCATATATATTAGTACATAATAACGAAGCTGCAATGAAGCAAGTTAGTCGAAAAAAGTACTTAGTTAAcctaatttctatattatatattatacagtatcgtataaaaagatatacatatatcaaacACTATGTACAGATATTGACATGCATACGTATTCATACCTAGTCTTCAAATGCGTGCGCACGCGGTCTTGTTTGCGTATAGttgcatatacgtatatatgttgAACTTGGAGTATAAAGGacgtcttttattttatattatttattactttatcaCCATCAGCTACTATTTATAATCTATAAtagattttaaatatgaaatttgaatgaagaaaaagaaagtaggacaaaaaaagaaatgcatattcttttatttatataaattataaaattgaaaattttaactgCTCAAATTCATCTTATGcaagaaatttaatacataatttaaataaaacagaaaatatatatatttgaaaaaacgattttatttaagtccgtttacatattaaacaaagttttattttaaagtaaaacattgattttttaaaatagacAAATCGGTCATTAGTTCAACATTCAAATCATTGTCGAGTAATCGAACAATCATACGAAGATTTAGATTTCGATTTAAAGTACAGGTACAGCCATTTGTCGAAGAAAATTCTAACCTATAAAGGAAAATGATTGTGCGTCGGTGCGAATATTGTTTCGAGATAAAAAGGACAACAGTAAAAAACCTTAATTCTGCAAGCAACGCGTAACTACCGGTTTTAGGAATAACttaatcgaataaaagaatttaagcCATCGTCGTTTtaagaaagaatttaaatCGACGCGATTAGTTGAGATTCTTTTCTCATATTTTCTAAcaatcatttattttcttctagtttatctaaatattttactttccattaaacaaagaaaataaaaacaacatcttatttatcattatatacAGGTAtagtttttttattaaatcaagTACAATACAGTATGTTAAAATGATACATTTGACAAGTATGTAAGAAGCTTTGATGCATTAGTAACTATTAATATCTAGGATCTAACGAGagaagaatttgaaaatt encodes:
- the LOC139985996 gene encoding sec1 family domain-containing protein 2 isoform X1, whose translation is MTDIILEIKQVISEYWKNIFAEVCDAVVYVDHCAIECLHWYTAGKGYLALKDAGAVAVYEFGMYHFRYVEVKDTKKAVIISTSGDPAFYQRTIKMILAKNTFQNCIVYCSVPCGTINHLGTLSAEEKLDYNKLKKDIKVWMTSGNISQEPVVNIIYVPIFIALLNKDLFVTPPFGDLMPSLDTNIPKDTFVKLNILAYSFYNLFDSIGAKLDIYSLGNLSDHLAKNLEDYMSSINHKSHLSETSEIGVSLILIDRTLDLCTPTSNNMESFLAKILRTFPHLPHHDNDVAINMSLLFGTVTEVLKSYEIPGCLASMEDEMMDLLISQKGKRLLNTVNQFLNDITLAKGSPKLRTPTRISGHSLEKLLSKIQSTNSIDSMTIHTEKLQCILAIIEASISQKADQIELLTSLEKLALQNLSVSRESSSILVQLSNIIRTRIHRGLDVENLLALLIHVYSLAGTQIRFSTQQERRLEESIADAIFEDFQILKESPLMNTKSAYQRNLLLLVAFVILGGDDVAVAQETSCNIAARILDTLRLIAEQRLILQDYRFCMLKPSSQEATRYISILEQVTKDIFSVDISRELRDLHKKSSSFISAGFNLILRGKTKRHPRDNPYILIYVVGGITAEEAKVIQEVVSAHSNEKSPHIILAGSRLLNPLDIVDKIFFS
- the LOC139985996 gene encoding sec1 family domain-containing protein 2 isoform X2 — protein: MTDIILEIKQVISEYWKNIFAEVCDAVVYVDHCAIECLHWYTAGKGYLALKDAGAVAVYEFGMYHFRYVEVKDTKKAVIISTSGDPAFYQRTIKMILAKNTFQNCIVYCSVPCGTINHLGTLSAEEKLDYNKLKKDIKVWMTSGNISQEPVVNIIYVPIFIALLNKDLFVTPPFGDLMPSLDTNIPKDTFVKLNILAYSFYNLFDSIGAKLDIYSLGNLSDHLAKNLEDYMSSINHKSHLSETSEIGVSLILIDRTLDLCTPTSNNMESFLAKILRTFPHLPHHDNDVAINMSLLFGTVTEVLKSYEIPGCLASMEDEMMDLLISQKGKRLLNTVNQFLNDITLAKGSPKLRTPTRISGHSLEKLLSKIQSTNSIDSMTIHTEKLQCILAIIEASISQKADQIELLTSLEKLALQNLSVSRESSSILVQLSNIIRTRIHRGLDVENLLALLIHVYSLAGTQIRFSTQQERRLEESIADAIFEDFQILKESPLMNTKSAYQRNLLLLGGDDVAVAQETSCNIAARILDTLRLIAEQRLILQDYRFCMLKPSSQEATRYISILEQVTKDIFSVDISRELRDLHKKSSSFISAGFNLILRGKTKRHPRDNPYILIYVVGGITAEEAKVIQEVVSAHSNEKSPHIILAGSRLLNPLDIVDKIFFS
- the LOC139985996 gene encoding sec1 family domain-containing protein 2 isoform X3, with amino-acid sequence MILAKNTFQNCIVYCSVPCGTINHLGTLSAEEKLDYNKLKKDIKVWMTSGNISQEPVVNIIYVPIFIALLNKDLFVTPPFGDLMPSLDTNIPKDTFVKLNILAYSFYNLFDSIGAKLDIYSLGNLSDHLAKNLEDYMSSINHKSHLSETSEIGVSLILIDRTLDLCTPTSNNMESFLAKILRTFPHLPHHDNDVAINMSLLFGTVTEVLKSYEIPGCLASMEDEMMDLLISQKGKRLLNTVNQFLNDITLAKGSPKLRTPTRISGHSLEKLLSKIQSTNSIDSMTIHTEKLQCILAIIEASISQKADQIELLTSLEKLALQNLSVSRESSSILVQLSNIIRTRIHRGLDVENLLALLIHVYSLAGTQIRFSTQQERRLEESIADAIFEDFQILKESPLMNTKSAYQRNLLLLVAFVILGGDDVAVAQETSCNIAARILDTLRLIAEQRLILQDYRFCMLKPSSQEATRYISILEQVTKDIFSVDISRELRDLHKKSSSFISAGFNLILRGKTKRHPRDNPYILIYVVGGITAEEAKVIQEVVSAHSNEKSPHIILAGSRLLNPLDIVDKIFFS